CGCACTCCGGCGGCGTGGAGGAACTCGGCCAGGGACTCGACGTTCTTCCGGGTCAGCACGTAGATGATGCCGCTCTCGCCGGCGCGCCGGCGGACGTAGGCGAGGAGGTCCTTGCGCGACCCGCCGCCGTCGCCCTTCTTGTGCGCCGTGAGCACCAGGTTCGGGCGGAAGAACGAGCCCTTGAACCCGTCGGGCTTCACCATGCCGAGCTGGCGGATGATGTCGCCGGCCACCCGGCGGGTGGCGGTGGCGGTGAGCGCGAGGATCGGGACGCCGCCGAGCTCGTGCTTGAGCCCGCGCAGGCGGCGGTATGCGGGACGGAAGTCGTGGCCCCACTCCGAGATGCAGTGCGCCTCGTCGACCACGACGAGCGACACGCGCACCCCGCCGAGGAAGCTCCTGAGCCCGCCCTCGAGCCCCTCGGGCGCCACGTAGACGAGCTCGTACTCGCCCGCCGCGAGCCGGCGGAGGCGGTCGCGGCGCGTCTCCCAGTCGAGCGTCGAGTTGATGACCGTGGCGCGGAAGCCGTTGCGCGCGAGCCCGTCCACCTGGTCCTTCATGAGCGAGATGAGCGGGCTCACCACGAGGACGGTGCCCGGCAGGAGACGCGCCGGGATCTGGAAGGTGAGCGACTTGCCAGCGCCGGTCGGCATGACGCCGATGCAGTCCCGCCCGCCCAGGACCGTGTCGATGATCTTCTCCTGTCCCGGGCGGAAGCCCTCGTAGCCGAAGACGCCCGTCAGGACGTCCCGGGGAGTCGCACCGGAGCCGAGCGAGAGCTGTTCGATGCGCCTCTATAGCGAGCCCGCGCCGCCAATCCAAATCCACCGGCTGGCATGCTCGCTGCTGTCGCTGTCCGCATGCGCGCGATTCTGGTTGTCATCATCCTCGGCGCGGCGAGCCTTTCGCTCGCCGACGAGCGACCGCGTCTCCGGGGCGCCGAAACGCCGCGCGCAACGGATCTGTTGCACGCCAAGCGGCTCGCCGACCGGATGGAGGGCCGGCTCCGGACGCCGGCGGCGCACGGCACGGGCTGGCGTCAGGGCGGCTCGGGCTGGGAGTCGCAGTCGGAGCCGCCCGCGCCGCCGGCCCCGGTCACGATCCAGATCCGCCAGCCCCGCCGGCGGCGCACGGGAGGCGTCTCCGATCCGTGAGCCCGCGCCTCCTCAGCGCGTCACGCCGATCACCAGCGCCGGCTGCCCGCTCGCCGCCTCGCGGGAGTTGTAGTCGGCG
The sequence above is a segment of the Deltaproteobacteria bacterium genome. Coding sequences within it:
- a CDS encoding ATP-dependent DNA helicase RecQ — translated: MEQLSLGSGATPRDVLTGVFGYEGFRPGQEKIIDTVLGGRDCIGVMPTGAGKSLTFQIPARLLPGTVLVVSPLISLMKDQVDGLARNGFRATVINSTLDWETRRDRLRRLAAGEYELVYVAPEGLEGGLRSFLGGVRVSLVVVDEAHCISEWGHDFRPAYRRLRGLKHELGGVPILALTATATRRVAGDIIRQLGMVKPDGFKGSFFRPNLVLTAHKKGDGGGSRKDLLAYVRRRAGESGIIYVLTRKNVESLAEFLHAAGVRAVPYHAGLEDAVRARHQDAFARDEVDVVVATIAFGMGIDKSNVRYVIHREMPRSIEGYYQEIGRAGRDGLASDCILLYSWADVLAHRRLQETIEDAELRREAGRKSLAIYELAEAPGCRHQSLVARFDETIPACGTACDFCRGTSFADLVRPVKSAPVDRPAPSPDGELFQRLRALRRALADAEGVPAYIVFSDAVLTRMAAACPTDEAGFLAVPGVGPAKLARYGEAFLRVLRAG